One part of the Cinclus cinclus chromosome 20, bCinCin1.1, whole genome shotgun sequence genome encodes these proteins:
- the LOC134051907 gene encoding cytochrome P450 2C5-like, translated as MKGLARTVTSSSKGAASKVRMDAGWAGLLVTLLLLLSVLWFLVWKNNTKTSQLPPGPAPWPILGNLWQKDVLPLYRHYEKLSCTYGPIFTVWLGLKPVVVLCGYKTVKDALVGHSEEFGGRPEIPLLKQLSKDYGFVSNNEKKWRELRRFTLSTLRDFGMGKSSMSEKVQQEAQHLVELLAELKGNAFEPMTMFRHAVSNVICSVVFGSRYSYTDSAFLELLNAIGNYISFFLSPIAKVYNTFPNIMNRLPGPHRKVLADCQKLKDHIQEKVKFHLLTLDSSCPRDYIDCFLIRAEKEKGSPETMYSHEDLIMSVFNLFGAGTVTTSNTLVFFLLMLAKHPHIQAKVQEEIDAVVGTGRAPSTEDKLQMPYTNAVIHELQRFHKTRIENFPRMTTQDVLFRGYTIPKGTPVIPVISSVHSDPTQWENPKEVDPTHFLDEKGEFRKRDAFMAFSAGKRMCPGEALARIELFLFLTTLLQSFTFQLVTEHKELDLFSLWLEIERRAIPGKFLAIPRSVSS; from the exons ATGAAAGGCTTAGCCAGGACAGTGACATCTTCCTCCAAGGGAGCAGCGAGCAAAG TGAGGATGGATGCTGGATGGGCCGGACTGCTCGTCACCCTCCTCCTACTCCTCTCTGTCCTGTGGTTCCTGGTCTGGAAGAACAACACGAAGACGAGCCAGCTGCCTCCTGGCCCAGCGCCGTGGCCCATCCTGGGCAATCTGTGGCAGAAAGATGTCTTGCCCCTCTACAGGCATTATGAGAAG ctcagctgcaccTATGGCCCCATCTTCACTGTGTGGCTGGGGCTGAAACCGGTGGTGGTGCTCTGTGGATACAAGACGGTGAAGGATGCCCTTGTGGGACACTCTGAGGAGTTTGGGGGCAGGCCTGAGATCCCCCTCCTGAAGCAGCTCTCCAAAGACTACG GATTTGTCTCCAACAATGAGAAGAAGTGGCGGGAGCTGCGGAGGTTCACACTCAGCACCCTGCGGGACTTTGGGATGGGGAAGAGCTCCATGTCCGAGAAGGTGCAGCAGGAGGCTCAGCACCtggtggagctgctggcagagctcaaAG gcaATGCCTTTGAGCCGATGACCATGTTCAGACATGCAGTGTCCAACGTGATCTGCTCCGTGGTCTTCGGGAGCCGTTACAGCTACACTGACTCGGCTTTCCTGGAACTGCTCAACGCCATCGGGAACTACATCAGCTTCTTCCTGTCCCCCATTGCCAAG GTGTACAACACCTTTCCCAACATCATGAACCGGCTCCCGGGGCCGCACAGGAAGGTCCTGGCTGACTGCCAGAAGCTGAAAGACCACATCCAGGAGAAGGTGAAGTTCCACCTGCTGACTCTGGACTCCAGCTGCCCCCGGGACTACATTGACTGTTTCCTGATAAGAGCAGAGAAG GAGAAGGGCAGCCCAGAGACCATGTACAGCCACGAAGACCTGATCATGTCAGTGTTTAACCTCTTTGGCGCCGGGACGGTGACAACCAGCAACACCCTGGTGTTCTTCCTGCTGATGCTGGCAAAGCACCCCCACATCCAAG ccaagGTCCAGGAGGAGATCGATGCTGTGGTGGGCACTGGCCGTGCCCCCAGCACAGAGGACAAGCTGCAGATGCCCTACACCAACGCCGTGATCCACGAGCTGCAGCGCTTCCACAAGACCCGCATCGAGAACTTCCCACGCATGACGACGCAGGATGTCCTGTTCAGGGGCTACACCATTCCCAAG GGCACTCCTGTTATTCCGGTAATTTCTTCTGTGCATTCGGATCCAACCCAGTGGGAGAACCCCAAAGAAGTGGACCCCACACATTTCTTGGATGAGAAGGGCGAGTTCAGGAAGCGTGATGCCTTCATGGCATTCTCAGCAG GGAAGCGGATGTGCCCGGGGGAGGCTCTGGCCCGCATCGAGCTCTTCCTGTTCCTCACCACGCTGCTGCAGAGCTTCACCTTCCAGCTGGTCACTGAGCACAAGGAGCTGGATTTGTTCTCCCTATGGCTTGAGATTGAGAGGAGGGCAATCCCGGGCAAGTTCTTGGCTATCCCACGCTCAGTGTCCTCCTAA